From Arachis stenosperma cultivar V10309 chromosome 2, arast.V10309.gnm1.PFL2, whole genome shotgun sequence, one genomic window encodes:
- the LOC130962634 gene encoding uncharacterized protein LOC130962634, whose protein sequence is MKRTTGSKPWSVLYRRNMFHTIYLEFAAYQLAGEAQPWWQAECRLLQLQNAKVSWDVFRTAFYKKYFPEFVRKAKEMELMQLKQGSMSVTEYTNKFEELCRFSRVCQGDPETFESWRCIKYQRGLKDSIMTVVAPMEIRVFSDLVNKARVVEEYAKTVATSKDTHGGSSSKGRGKHYHPRSQSFKRRGYAHQG, encoded by the coding sequence ATGAAGCGAACCACTGGTTCCAAGCCATGGAGCGTGCTTTACAGGCGCAACATGTTCCATACAATTTATCTGGAGTTTGCCGCTTATCAGCTTGCGGGAGAGGCCCAGCCCTGGTGGCAAGCAGAGTGTCGCTTGCTACAACTACAGAATGCTAAGGTTTCGTGGGATGTATTCCGAACGGCCTTTTACAAGAAGTACTTTCCTGAGTTTGTAAGGAAAGCGAAGGAGATGGAGCTAatgcagctgaagcaaggttCCATGTCTGTGACTGAGTACACCAACAAGTTCGAAGAGCTTTGTAGGTTTTCTCGGGTGTGTCAGGGTGACCCAGAGACCTTCGAGAGCTGGAGGTGCATTAAGTACCAAAGGGGTTTGAAGGATAGCATTATGACCGTTGTGGCTCCTATGGAGATCCGTGTCTTCTCCGACTTGGTGAACAAAGCAAGGGTGGTGGAGGAGTATGCCAAGACCGTGGCTACATCCAAGGACACTCATGGAGGAAGCAGTAGCAAAGGACGTGGCAAGCATTACCATCCAAGGAGTCAAAGTTTTAAGAGAAGAGGATATGCGCATCAAGGTTAA